TAATCGTTACGATATAATCATAACAAAAATAACCACAAATGAATAGAGCCTGACATCATTATAACATCTCAGCTCATTTATCCAAAGTTCTTCATCCAAACAAGCCCATATTTCTACCGAAATCTACTTTTTCGTGAAATAATGTTGGATTGACCGCAACTTTTCCATATTTTTCTACGTTTAAGGATTTGATAGCGGCCACGAGGCCTATCCATACAACGAGGTGAAATGACCATGAATATGAAAAAAAGTACGTTAGCCGCAATAACAACGGTGACCATTCTCTCCTTCTCTTTGGGTGGCCAGATGTTTGCAGCTGGAAACACCTTTAAGGATATTGACAACATAAACGGCAAAGAAAAAATCATTTCTTTAAAAAATCAAGGCCTAATCAAAGGGGTTAGTGAATCCCAATTCCTGCCCAGCTCCAAAGTAACAACAGCACAAGGTATCCAGTTCATTTCAGGTGGTCTCCAGCTTAGCCTCGCGGCCATCGATTTCAACAAAGCTCCTATTGCCAGCGGCTTGTTTACAAAGGTTAAAGATAAAGCTTGGTATGCTGAAGCCTTCATCAATGCTTACTACAATCGTGTCGAGCTTCCTAAGGATATTGATCCTACCAAAACAATAACTAAAGAAGAGTTCACCAACTACCTTGTGCAAGGGGTTGAAGGCATTGGTAATCTGCCAATGATTAAAATAGATCCAGTAGATATCACTGACGAAGCTGCGCTGAACCCCTCTTATCAAGGCAGTATTCAACGTTCACTTAAATACAAGATCAATAGCTTAGACGCAAATGGGAAGTTTAATCCGAAAAGCGAAATAACCCGCGCCGAAGCGGCAATTATGCTCTATAATGCTTTGGAATTTCTAAAGACTGGCATTAAACCCTAAAATAAAAGAGTCATCTACAGTTCTAAAAAATGCACTTGATGATGCACACGAAAAAGCAGCCCAGGTTTAGTCCTGAGCTGCTTTTTACGTTTCGCTCTTCGTTTATACTTCTTCACCACTAATTCTGTTCAGAAATTGCAAGGCGCGAGGATGCTTCGGATGCTCAAGCACTTCTTGCGGAGTCCCTTGCTCCAGAATATGGCCACCATCCATCAAAATGATCCGGTCAGCCACATCAGCAGCGAATTTCATCTCATGGGTCACAATCACCATGGTCATTCCTTCTGCAGCTAACTGCTTAATAACCTTAAGCACTTCCCCCACCAGCTCAGGATCGAGCGCCGAGGTAGGCTCATCAAACAGAAGTACCTCTGGATCAACTGCCATGGCTCGAGCTATGGCTACCCGTTGCTGCTGCCCCCCAGACAGTTGGTGCGGATAAGCATCCGCTTTGTCAGCCAAGCCTACTTTAGCTAACAATTGGAGAGCACGTTCGCGTGCCTCTTCCTTAGATCGTTTCTGGACAGTTACCTGTCCCTCCATCACGTTACCAAGTGCAGTCATATGCGGGAATAGATTATAGGATTGAAAGACCATCCCTGTTTTTTGACGTAACGCCAAAACAGAATTTTGCGGAATTTTCTTATTATCCGTAAAATTAATTTTAATATCACTGAGCGATAAGCTTCCTTGATCAGGGATTTCAAGCAGATTAAAGCAGCGTAATAGTGTCGTTTTGCCTGAACCCGATGGGCCAATAATAACCAGCACCTTGCCATGCTCCATTTTGAGATCAATGCCTTTTAAGACCTGCAGCTCACCGAAGGATTTATGCAAATTAAGTATTTCAATCATAACTATCTCTCCTTTAGCTCGCAGAGTAACGACTCAGTCGTTTCTCCAAGTAATTTTGCAGTGCTGACAACACAGAGCAGAATAGTAAATAGAACAATCCTGCTTCGCAATAGATCAGCAGTGGCTCGTAGGAGGTGGAAGCAACCTGCTGTGCTGTTCTGAACATCTCCGTATAGGTAATGGTCGCTGCAAGCGATGTGTCTTTAACCAAGCTAATAAAGGAATTCGATAACGGCGGTACAGATACACGAGCAGCTTGTGGCAGAATAATGCGACGCAATGCTTGCGCACGAGTCATCCCAACGGAGAAGGCCGCTTCCCACTGACCTTTATGTATCGACAGGATAGCGGCACGTACGATTTCTGATGAGTAAGCCCCTACACTAAGCGTAAACCCAATAGTCGCGGCAATGAATGGGTCGAGCACAATTCCCACTGCGGGCAAACCATAGAAAATAATAAATAGTTGTACCAACAATGGGGTTCCACGAATGACCCATACATAAAAGCGGGCGATTAGCTTCGGAAGTACCCAAGGGGAGAGACGAGCTAGTGCAGTCAATATCGCTAATATCAGTCCCAGAACAAATGATATCAATGCCAAAGGAATGGTAAAAGCCACCCCGGCTTTTAGCAGGGGTAGCAGTGAATCTAAGAAAATTTGTATTTTGCGGTCATCCATCTTCAGACATCCTTTTTTGGCTCCAAGCTAGTCTAGCTTCTGAAGCCATGTATTATTTTGAAACGTCAGCACCAAAGTACTTCTCAGAAATCTTTAAGTATGTTCCATCGCTCTTCATTTCAACAATTGCATCACTGACAGCCTTTACCAACTCGTCGTTGCCTTTCAGGAACACAGCGGCGCTTTGCGAACCGTCAGGAATCTCATCCACCACTTTAATTTTCGCATCAGGCTTCTGTTTTTTCAGGTCCAGATAAGACAAGCCATCATTTACTGTCGCATCAATGCGGCCTGAGGTCAGCAGGTCCATTGCTTGATTAAAGCCGTCTGTTGCTACGATTTCAGCGCCGTTCTCACGAGCGATATCGGACAGGTTGCTGGTTAGAGATTGACCGGCCTTTTTACCCTTAAGATCTGCGAAAGTCTTGATATCATTATTGTCTTCACTCACAATCAATACCGCTTTAGATACGATGTACGGTTCAGAGAAATCATATTTCACTTTACGGTCTTCATTAATGGATACTTGGTTAAAAATAACATCAAACCGCTTAGCATCCATCCCTGCAAAAATACCATCCCACTGTGTCTCAAAAAATTCAGGTTCAACACCGAGACGCTTCGATACTTCTTCAGCGATTTCCACGTCAAAACCGGTCAGCTTCCCCGAAGCATCATGAAAAGTAAAAGGTGCATAGGTCCCTTCCGTTCCTATCCGCAATTTGCCGCTAGCTTTCACAGCTTCCAGACTGTTTTGCCCATTAGATGCTGCTCCGTCATTAGTTCCAGCTGAAGAGTTCGTAGCAGTATCGGTTTTCGTATTATTACCGCAAGCCGCTACAAGCACCACGGTTAACGCCAATAGGATAGTTAAACTTAGTTTTTTCATTATATAATTCCCCTCTCTTTACCCGGAATTATCCGGTAAATTGTATATTACACTGGCATCTGTTTGCCGTCAATGCTTTTTCCGATAATATACATCGGAATTGTAATATTAGGTAAATCTCTATCCTTATATTACCCATTCTTAGAATAATCCTTCACAAGATCCTCTCTTTACATCTCAGAAAGTTATGGTATATTTATAAACAAATTAAATATGGACCTGTTATTTCACTAGGGGAGTCGGCCGACTGAGACGGAGCTTCAAGCTCCGGACCCTTGGAACCTGATCTGGATCATACCAGCGGAGGGAAGTGGAGCGGAATTTTCATCCCATGCATTTTTAGTGTTACTATGCAGAATGAACTTTTTGACCCATTCATTTCCCACCGGAAATGGATGGGTCTTTATTTGTTTACAATCAATCACAAAACTTAAGCACATGCTTCCGAAGCTAGTTTTGTTTGAGGCTTTTCAGGATGAATCTTCATCCACAAAACTTTTAGGAGGTTAGATCATCACAACAATCCTATCCATTCAGGACCTAGCCTACTCTTTTCCCGAATCTAAACAGCCCCCTGTATTCGCAAACTTAACCATGGATATTAGGCAAGGTGAGTTTGTCGCTGTCATTGGGGCTAGCGGATGCGGGAAAAGCACGCTTTTCAAAACTATAGCAGGCTTGCTCGAACCCACTCATGGGAAAATAATGATTCATACGAGTCCATCTGCCACCACTCGCTTAGGTCAGATCGCTTACATGCCTCAGCAGGATTTGTTGTTGCCCTGGAGAACGGTACTCGACAATTGTCTTTTGCCCTGGGAGGTTAAACCAAGGTTCAGTAAACAACAGACGATCTCTCAAATTCGGGAAATGCTGTCACGCTTCGGTTTAACCGATGTAGAGAAGGCATATCCTCATGAACTATCGGGTGGAATGAAACAGCGAGTCGCATTTCTGCGAACGTTAGTGGCTGGAGACGGCAGCGGTCTAATGCTACTAGATGAGCCATTTGGGGCACTCGACGCTATGACCAAGCGAGAAATCCATCGTTGGCTGTTAGAGCTTTGGGGTGAACTGAGTCAAACGGTGATGCTCATCACCCATGATCTAGAAGAAGCGCTATTGCTCAGTGATCGAATTTACTTAATGTCTGGAGGCGGACGTAGCGGAGTACAGGAGGTCATCGTTGATTTACCTAGGCCAAGACATTACAAGATGAACTATGAACCCCGGTTTATAACACTGCGGGAAGAGTTGGAGCGAAGACTGTATGCAGCCCATACCTTTTAAAAAACATCTAGACAATTATGGCCCCTTCATTCTACTCGTATTATTCATTGTTGCGATCTGGGAGTCAGCTGTTCGCCTTCACTTGATTCCAGCCTTTATCCTCCCTGCACCTTCATCAATATGTATCGCTTTGATTGAGCACAGGCAATTATTAATTGGACAGCATTTATTGGCGACGCTACAGGAAATATTGTTCGGTTTCGTTCTTTCAGTTATCTGTGGTGCACTATTGGGCACCGGAATGTTCTTGTTTCGACCGCTTGAAAAAGCCATCTATCCTTTCCTTATTATCAGTCAGACGATCCCATTAATCGCTCTATCCCCCATTTTTATTATGTGGTTCGGATATACGCTGTGGAGTAAAGTGGCTGCTGTGTTTCTAACTGCTTTTTTTCCAGTCGTAGTGAGTACATATGATGGACTTCGTACAAGTGGACAAGCATACAAGGATTTATTGTTAACCTTGGGTGCAAATCACTGGCAACTACTTGCTAAAACCCAAATTCCGCTAGCGCTGCCCTCTTTTTTCTCAGGATTAAAGCTATCCATTGTGTACTGCGTCATTGGAGCAACCATCGGTGAATGGCTTGGCGGCAGCAAAGGACTCGGTTACTTCAGTAGAAGGATGGCTGGAAATATGCAAAGTGCCGAAATGTTCGCCGCAGTATTTCTTTTATCCGCACTCGGCGTGGTGCTGTTTCTGTTGATAGCTCTGCTCGAATCATTATTTTTAAAGAAAAGAGGCTCTAACCGATGAATCATTTGAACGTCCAAAGAAAATGGCTTATTCCCTTGTGTTTCTTCTGTTCAGTCCTAATCTTAAGCAGCTGCGGAAAAGCTTCCAACATAAATAACCCTTCTGCTAATTCTTCCAATAACGAAAATACGCAAACACACAAGCTGACGATTATGCTCGATTGGTATCCCAATGCCGTTCACTCTTTTCTATATGCCGCTGAGCGCAATGGGTATTTCAAAGAAGAAGGTCTGGACGTAGAGATCCAAATGCCCTCAGACAGCAACGATGCTCTGAAACTTGTGGCAGCGAATAAAATCGATTTAGCACTTAGTTATCAGCCTCAGGTGCTCATGGCACGCGGTGAGAACATTCCAGTCCGCTCGATCGCAGCGATTGTGCGACATCCGCTTAATCATTTAATGGTACCTCAAACTGGAGATATCCATAGTCCCAAAGACCTCACAGGTAAACAGATTGGGTATTCTTCCATCCCTCTTTATGAGGCCATGATTCGTACAATGATCCAGAACGATGGGGGTGACCCAAACACCAGCAAATTAATCGACGTAGGCTTTGACCTTATTCCAGCGATTTCGACCGGCCAAGTAGATGCCATTATGGGTGGTTTCATTAACCACGAACAATTAATCCTAGAAAAAGAAGGTCATCCGGTTCACTCGTTCAATCCCACGGATTACGGTGTACCCGATTATTATGAGCTTGTACTTGTCGCCAGTGATCAGGGATTAAAAAATTCTCAGTCCTCCTTCAAAAAGTTTCTAACCGCCATTACTAAAGGACAGAAATTCGTAGAAGACAATCCGGAAAAAGCGCTAAACCTGCTGCTTGCACATGAAGATGCGACCTCTCCACTCGATCAGCAAATTGAGAAAAAGAGTCTAGAAATTCTACTGCCGCTAATGAATGCGGGAGATCAAGAATTTGGATATCAAGAGCCCGCTTCTTGGGAAGAGGTACGACAGTGGTTATCCGACAATGATTTACTGTCAACTGATATCAAAGCTGAGGACGCTTTTATTAATCTGTAAACTCTAGCTATTTGCTTATAAAACTTGAGGAGGAATTATCATGAGTTATCTATCCAAAGTACGGGAATCCAATCCACTGGTCCACAATATCACTAATATCGTCGTAGCCAATTTCTCAGCCAACGGTCTTTTGGCACTCGGTGCCTCTCCCTTTATGGCGGATGCCCACGAAGAAGTAGTAGATATCGCCGCATTTTCGGCTGCAGTGGTTCTAAATATTGGCACACTGAATGACTATGCTATTCAAGCCATGCTGCTCGCAGGACAATCAGCGAATAAACATGGAGTTCCCTTAGTGCTTGATCCGGTAGGTGCGGGAGCAACTTCCTATCGAACAGCGGTCACACAAAAGCTAGTAAATGAGATGCAAATTACCGCGCTACGTGGGAATGTAGCTGAAGTCGCTAACGTAATCGGTGAGAGCTGGTCTATTAAAGGGGTAGATGCAGGCGAAGGAGATGGCGATGTAGTCGTCTTAGCTGAGACTGCCGCGCGGAAGTTAGGCTGTGTAGTGATCGTCACCGGAAAAGACGATGTGATCACCAATGGAGCTAACACCTACATCGCCAGTAACGGTCATCCTATTCTAACAAAGGTTACTGGAACTGGTTGTTTGCTAAGCGCTGTTGTCGGTGCTTTTCTTGCGGTAAGTGAAGGTGCCTCGCTGGAGGCCGCAGTGGAAGCTCTCTCCTTCTACGGAGTAGCTGCTGAAATCGCTGCCGAGCAAACGGCTGGTCAAGGCCCGGGAAGCTTTCAAATTGAGTTTATAAATCAATTGACATTGGTGACACCCGAAATCTATAAAGAGAAATCCTTAATTAAGCAACTCAGATAACAACACATAAAGGAGTGAATGCAATGATTATTTCTAAAGCTCTAACCATAGCCGGCTCTGATAGCGGCGGTGGTGCTGGTATTCAGGCAGATCTAAAAACGTTTCAAGAGCTCTCTGTATATGGCATGACCGTACTTACAGCTGTGACAGCCCAGAACACGCTAGGTGTTCAAGGCGTATATCCGTTGACACCGGAAGCTATTACTCAGCAGCTCGATTCCATTGGGCTTGATCTGATGCCGGATGCTGTGAAGACGGGGATGCTTTTTAACAGTGAAATCATTCGTATCGTAGCAGAGAAGATTCAGCAATACGGCTGGCGTAATCATGTAGTTGATCCTGTAATGGTTGCTAAAGGCGGGTCCACCCTACTGCAACAAGAAGCTGTCCAATCCTTAATCAGTCATCTACTGCCACTAGCCTTAGTGACGACCCCCAATATTCCCGAGGCTGAAATGATTACAAATAAGAGCATCACTACTATGGATGATCGTCAAGAAGCAGCTAAAATCATTCATGCCATGGGCTCTAAATATGTAGTGCTTAAAGGTGGGCATGATACCTCAACTACGGCTGTTGTAGATCTCTTATATGACGGTTACGAGTTCATCTTTATGGAAAGTCGACGAGTTCAGACCAGACACACGCACGGCACAGGCTGCACCTATTCGGCGGCAGTCACTGCCGAGCTCGCCAAGGGAAACTCGGTTCCTGAGGCTATCCACACAGCTAAAGCATTTATACAAGCGGCAATTGAAGACGAGCTTGGCATAGGGGCTGGACACGGGCCTACGAATCACTTTGCTTATCAGAATAGATTGCGAGGGATGAACCATGAAGCGAATAGACAGTGATCAGCTGCGGGATTTATTAAAAGTCTATTTCATTATGGGTAGTGTGAATTGTCGTAGATCTCCTGCGAAGGTGTTAAAAGAAGCCGTCGCTGGCGGCATAACGATGTTCCAATTTCGCGAAAAAGGAACGGGGGCACTAACCGCCCAAGTTAGGTTCAATCTAGGAAGACGGCTCCAAAAGATTTGTCATGCAAACGGAGTCCCTTTTATCGTTAATGACGATATTGATTTAGCCATCGCCCTTGATGCAGACGGTATTCATGTAGGACAAGATGACACCCCCGCGCTAGCGATTAGACAGCTGCTTGGGGATGATAAGATCATTGGTGTGTCCGCTCACTCGCTCGCTGAAGCTCAGCAGGCAATTGCAGATGGAGCCGATTATCTTGGCATTGGGCCAATTTATCCTACCTCTTCAAAGGAGGATGCCCAAGCTGTTCGAGGCACATCCGTTATTGAGGAAATACGAAATAGCGGCATTACAATTCCTTTGGTCGGTATAGGAGGGATCACGGTGCACAATGCAGCCCCGGTATTAGCTGCGGGTGCGGATGGAATTTCTATTATTTCTGCCATTGCAGGGGCTGAGGATGTTACCCTCGCCGCTAGGGGATTTGTTCATGAAGTTAATGTAAGCGGGACATAAGCTCACTCAGCTCTTCATCGCTCAAATGCCGCCATTGTCCTCGCTCCAAGCCATCTAAAGTAATATTCATAATTCTTATGCGCTCTAGCTTTAGAACTCTATATCCTAACTCCTTGCACATTCTGCGTATTTGCAGATTAAGGCCTTGAGTTAGGATAATTCTAAACTCACATTCCGTGATTCGATCGACCTCACAAGGTTTCGTTGTGACGCCAAGGATGTCCACCCCACTAGACATTGCTTGTAAGAATTTTGACGTTATTGGCTTGTCTACATGAACTACATATTCTTTTTCATGCCCATTCTCGGAACGCATCATTTTGTTTACAATATCTCCATCGTTGGTTAACAAAATGAGACCTTCCGAGTTTTTATCTAATCTTCCGATCGCAAAGATTCGTGAGGGATAGCCTACAAAGTCTATAATATTCCCTGCTACCTGCGGAGCAGCTGTACAAGTAATGTCGATCGGCTTGTTCAGAGCGAGGTATACCGGCTCTCCTTTACTGCTTGTTATTGGCTCTCCATCGATCCAAACGATGTCCTCTGGCTCTAAAAGAATATTCGCATCACAGACGATGCCATTAACAGCAATCCGGCCTGCGGCAATTAATCGTTTTGTTTCCCTTCTGGAGCAGAAGCCTGTCTCGCTTATATATTTATCGATTCTCACTAATGATCCTACTTTCTCTCTAATACTGATACTTGCTTATATCCATAAAAAAACACCTGATTTTAACGATCAAAATCAGATGTTAACCTTCAGGAAGTACCCATTTGTAAGGGAGCTATTTCGTGTTTCCGCTTTTTTTCACGTTATTGCCCTTGCTTCCACTTGCATCTTTAGCGCCTGGACCCGTGTTTGGAGCACCTTTTGCAGGTCTAACTGGCTTTGCTGTTTTGTTCCAGCGTGTCCAGCCTTTACTCCCCGTACCTCTTCCCGTGCCGCCACCTTTACTTTTTGCACCCATCTTATCACTCCGTCAGTCATTCAGAATTCGTATAGTTTATACACTCTATCTATCTTACCACACTCTCATTGTTTCTGTTTAAGCATCTTTATTCATTTCATAAATACTAAAGGTATTTTCATGTATTTCAATAGCAATTATGGTACCCTCTTTCTCAAAAAACTGCACATGCCCTAACCGCTTATCCTCCAGCTCTACCCACCCTGAATCCCATAATTTATTGAAATAGCTTTCAGGTGGATAGAGACCTTGCTCTCCCCCTATATTATCCAATTCGTACTTTACTCCTATTTTTATATTGGGGTTACTTGAAGTTGTCGTCACTTCGATTTCTTTGGCATTCTTCGGAATAGGAATTTCAGCATTTATGGAGGACACTCCGTACTCTTGTTCCTCTTGCGTTGATGAAGTACACCCGCTATTGAATAGTATTAGCGGTAAACATATAAAAGCTAATAAATATTTAAACAAATATATCAGCTCCCTCCCTAACTAATTTTAGCAAATTATAATATAAAAATAAAACACCTCACCAAAGACTAAGCTTTGACGAGGTGTTCCTTATAACCTTAGCTTGATAGCTCAGGGATACTACTGCTTTGGCTGAATATAACCTTCAGCTTTCAGAAGCTCAGCGATCAACACGGCTCCGCCAGCTGCTCCGCGCAGTGTGTTATGGGACAGACCCACGAATTTATAATCGTAGATGGCATCTTCACGAAGTCTGCCTGTAGATACGCCCATTCCGTTCTCAATATCACGATCCAGCTTGGTCTGTGGACGGTTCTCTTCTTCGAAATAAGTAATGAACTGTTTAGGTGCACTAGGCAGTTCAAGCTCTTGAGGACGTCCCTTAAAGCTATTCCAGAGATTCAGAATCTCTTCTTTGGAAGGTTTCTTCTCAAAAGAAACAAATACAGCGGCCATATGACCATCGGCTACAGGTACACGGATACACTGGGAAGTAATGGTTGGTGATTCGCTTTTCACAATCCCGTCCTCTTGTACACTACCCCAGATCCGCAAAGGCTCTTGCTCGCTTTTCTCTTCTTCGCCACCAATGTAAGGAATCACGTTATCCAGCATTTCAGGCCAGTCAGCAAAAGTCTTGCCCGCACCGGAAATCGCTTGATAGGTTGAGACTACCACTTTAGATGGGTTAAATTCTTTAAGCGCATGAAGCGCAGGAACATAACTCTGAATGGAGCAGTTAGGTTTAACCGCTATGAAACCTGTCTCTGTTCCTAGACGTTTTCTTTGCTGCGCAATAACCTCAAGATGCTCAGGGTTAATCTCAGGAATGACCATAGGCACGTCTGGTGTCCAGCGATGCGCCGAGTTATTTGAGATTACTGGAGTGCCAGTGCGAGCATAAGCTTCCTCTAGCGCTTTAATCTCATCTTTTTTCATATCTACAGCACAGAAGATCAAATCTACGTCTGTAGCTACTTCCTCTACCTTAGATGCGTCTTGAACCATAATATTCTTCACGTTCTCAGGCATTGGAGTGGATAGCTTCCATCTGCCCTTGGCCGATTCTTCATACGTTTTCCCAGCAGATCTACCACTGGCAGCAATCGCAGTTACTTCAAACCAAGGATGATTCTCTAAAAGGGCTATAAAACGCTGACCCACCATACCTGTGCCGCCAACTATGCCGGCTCTTAGCTTTCTTGACATCAGATAATTCACTTCCTTTTGATTAACTGTCCTATTGAGAATAATAGGCCGATAATTAATGATATACGGGTAGAGAACATTTGGCGAGTGTTAACATCAAAATAACATTAAAAAAATTAAATTTTAACTGCTTATATTGTGTTTCATGAATGCTCATGAACCAAATAACTGCACTCAGTACAATTATAAGTGCTTATTCTGCTTAGACAAATTAGTTAATTGCATTCTATACAACTATTTCCCGGCAAAATAATGAAAATGTACTCCACGTTAACTGATAGTTGTATGAAGTACAGTTAAATCTCTTCAACTCAGCATTTTATTGCATATAGTTGTACGAAATACATCTATTTGCGCTTTGCGATTGCAATCTGCTTCAAACCAAACAAATCATCATTCGTTGATTTTCATTTAAACCAGCCTTTTTCCTTAAATCGAGTAATCGCTTCAATACGATTGCCCACGTCCAGCTTATCGAGGATCACCGAGATGTAATTCCGAACTGTACCAGTGGTAATGTACAGCTCGCTTGCGATTTCTTTCGTATTTTTACCATCGGCGATCAGTCCGAGTACTTCCTTCTCCCGCTGTGTCAACGGATTCACTTCGCCGCTGTAGGCTTCATCCATCAGCTCCGGTGCATACATGCGTCTGCCAGCCATTACATTACGAATAGAAAGTGCCAGTTCTTCACTAGGACTGTCTTTTAGCAAATAAGCATGAACACCCGCCTTAAGCGCACGTTCGAAATATCCTGCACGGGCAAAGGTTGTGAGTATCATCGTTTTACAGCCACTATTCTTCAATGCTTCTGCAGCGTCGAGACCACTCATCGCCGGCATCTCAATATCCATAATACAAATATCCGGTTTATGCTGCTTAACCATCGCTACAGCTTCTTCACCATTGCTTGCACGGCCCACAACCTGCATATCTTCTTCTAAATCCAGCAAAGAAGCTAGCGCCCCAAGGAGCATTCGCTGATCTTCTGCGATCACAATTTTTATCATTATAGGATGACCTCCTGTTCCGGTTGCTTGAATACATTGGGTACCTTAATCACGATAGTAGTACCCCCATCTCTCACGATATCCATACAGCCATTTACAAATTCAAGACGCTCTCGCATACCTTGCAGTCCATGACCTTTGAAATTAAGATCATTACCCGGAATGCCGATTCCATCATCCTTTACTTTAATGACTAAATCCGTCCGAGAAGGCTCAATTAGTATAGAGCAAGATTTTGCCCCACTATGCTTCACAACATTTGTGACAGCTTCCTTTATACACATGCTGAGTACATTTTCTGTAATCAATGAGGTGTTTGTTAGCTTCGGGTTCCCCTCTAGATTATAATCAATCTCCGCAGCCGTAAGGAACTGCTGGATATGAAT
This window of the Paenibacillus sp. FSL R10-2734 genome carries:
- a CDS encoding pseudouridine synthase, whose amino-acid sequence is MRIDKYISETGFCSRRETKRLIAAGRIAVNGIVCDANILLEPEDIVWIDGEPITSSKGEPVYLALNKPIDITCTAAPQVAGNIIDFVGYPSRIFAIGRLDKNSEGLILLTNDGDIVNKMMRSENGHEKEYVVHVDKPITSKFLQAMSSGVDILGVTTKPCEVDRITECEFRIILTQGLNLQIRRMCKELGYRVLKLERIRIMNITLDGLERGQWRHLSDEELSELMSRLH
- a CDS encoding response regulator transcription factor, which codes for MIKIVIAEDQRMLLGALASLLDLEEDMQVVGRASNGEEAVAMVKQHKPDICIMDIEMPAMSGLDAAEALKNSGCKTMILTTFARAGYFERALKAGVHAYLLKDSPSEELALSIRNVMAGRRMYAPELMDEAYSGEVNPLTQREKEVLGLIADGKNTKEIASELYITTGTVRNYISVILDKLDVGNRIEAITRFKEKGWFK
- the asd gene encoding aspartate-semialdehyde dehydrogenase, encoding MSRKLRAGIVGGTGMVGQRFIALLENHPWFEVTAIAASGRSAGKTYEESAKGRWKLSTPMPENVKNIMVQDASKVEEVATDVDLIFCAVDMKKDEIKALEEAYARTGTPVISNNSAHRWTPDVPMVIPEINPEHLEVIAQQRKRLGTETGFIAVKPNCSIQSYVPALHALKEFNPSKVVVSTYQAISGAGKTFADWPEMLDNVIPYIGGEEEKSEQEPLRIWGSVQEDGIVKSESPTITSQCIRVPVADGHMAAVFVSFEKKPSKEEILNLWNSFKGRPQELELPSAPKQFITYFEEENRPQTKLDRDIENGMGVSTGRLREDAIYDYKFVGLSHNTLRGAAGGAVLIAELLKAEGYIQPKQ
- a CDS encoding DUF3934 family protein, giving the protein MGAKSKGGGTGRGTGSKGWTRWNKTAKPVRPAKGAPNTGPGAKDASGSKGNNVKKSGNTK